In candidate division KSB1 bacterium, a genomic segment contains:
- a CDS encoding sodium/solute symporter (Members of the Solute:Sodium Symporter (SSS), TC 2.A.21 as described in tcdb.org, catalyze solute:Na+ symport. Known solutes for members of the family include sugars, amino acids, nucleosides, inositols, vitamins, urea or anions, depending on the system.) — MGIGVWFGRKNKTGDDYFRATKTFPWYVIAFSIFATDMGSYAFITLAGLGYNHGMLFSHYQWFAGAAMITLTFFFLPLYLKSGIFTMPEFLSRRFGTSLGTTYSALTLFIYVIVEIPVLLLTSSIFLSEFLHVNPWLIMVSLAIFILIYVSLGGLKAVVYTDFLQTILIIAGGLWVCYTALSRPEVGGWSGLTDKLDPAMFDAFRSADDPNLPWTAICGGIMLGHLWYWMTNQTITQRMLGARSLAEGRMGILLSSVLKFFIPFIAMVPGMAALVIYGTQDIIGYGDTVFAKLIVDFIPTGVRGLIVITFFAAMMSSCDSILNSAATLFTFDFYKKFFNKNAQDKELIRAGQVAAVVIMALGLVFVSLYQNKESIYREFQNYYAYFSPPITAIFFAAVFSRKINMRGCFLALFVSVGGSILLDNINHGIVFLNDYNNTALVMFLVSVLLLKLGSISGKPVQPEQLEGTSYHWLRKQPDFGEEKMEHWWFNRWIWIGLYLVVLVWTSIRFGLFW, encoded by the coding sequence ATGGGCATTGGCGTTTGGTTTGGACGCAAAAACAAAACCGGCGACGACTACTTCCGGGCTACTAAAACATTTCCCTGGTATGTGATTGCTTTTTCCATCTTCGCTACGGATATGGGCTCTTACGCTTTCATCACGCTGGCAGGGCTGGGTTACAACCATGGAATGTTGTTTTCCCACTACCAGTGGTTTGCCGGCGCCGCCATGATCACTTTGACTTTTTTCTTTTTGCCGCTCTACCTGAAGTCCGGCATATTCACCATGCCGGAGTTTCTATCCCGTAGATTTGGTACTTCTTTAGGGACAACCTATTCGGCGCTTACATTATTCATCTATGTAATCGTTGAAATTCCCGTGCTGCTGCTGACCAGTTCTATCTTTCTCTCGGAGTTTTTGCATGTGAACCCGTGGCTAATCATGGTGAGTCTCGCCATTTTTATTTTGATCTATGTTTCACTCGGCGGCCTCAAAGCCGTTGTTTATACGGATTTCTTGCAGACCATACTCATTATCGCTGGCGGGTTATGGGTGTGCTACACCGCGCTGTCACGACCTGAAGTTGGCGGCTGGAGTGGATTGACAGATAAACTGGATCCAGCGATGTTCGATGCTTTCCGTTCAGCCGATGATCCCAACCTGCCCTGGACGGCAATTTGCGGTGGGATTATGCTTGGCCATTTGTGGTATTGGATGACCAACCAGACCATCACACAAAGAATGCTGGGCGCTCGCTCACTTGCGGAGGGTCGAATGGGTATTCTGCTGAGTTCGGTTTTAAAGTTCTTTATTCCTTTTATTGCAATGGTGCCCGGCATGGCCGCATTGGTGATCTACGGCACGCAGGATATTATAGGCTATGGCGATACGGTTTTCGCCAAACTCATTGTCGACTTTATTCCCACAGGCGTGCGTGGTCTGATTGTGATCACTTTTTTCGCAGCTATGATGTCCTCGTGTGATTCCATTCTGAACTCTGCTGCCACGCTTTTTACATTTGACTTTTACAAGAAATTCTTTAATAAAAATGCCCAGGACAAGGAATTGATCAGGGCGGGGCAGGTTGCGGCTGTAGTTATTATGGCATTGGGCCTGGTCTTTGTTAGCTTATACCAAAACAAGGAATCCATTTATCGGGAGTTCCAGAATTATTACGCATATTTCAGCCCGCCCATCACCGCCATTTTCTTTGCTGCGGTATTTTCAAGGAAGATCAACATGCGCGGCTGCTTTTTGGCCTTGTTTGTTTCGGTGGGGGGCTCCATCTTGTTGGACAATATTAATCACGGAATCGTTTTTCTCAATGATTACAATAATACAGCGCTTGTTATGTTTTTGGTTAGCGTACTCTTACTAAAATTGGGCAGTATAAGTGGAAAGCCAGTCCAGCCTGAACAACTGGAAGGAACCAGTTACCATTGGTTACGAAAGCAGCCGGATTTTGGCGAGGAAAAAATGGAGCACTGGTGGTTCAACAGGTGGATCTGGATTGGTTTGTATTTAGTGGTGCTGGTCTGGACATCGATACGGTTTGGATTGTTTTGGTAA